From one Bacteriovorax sp. BAL6_X genomic stretch:
- a CDS encoding heavy-metal-associated domain-containing protein has product MKKVKFAVSGIKCGGCVGKVVNQLKDLSGVVNINVDIEKQEVLVSGEHGFSNMLIKSMLGEIGFTVTSMKKLEA; this is encoded by the coding sequence GTGAAAAAAGTTAAATTTGCTGTTAGTGGAATTAAATGTGGAGGATGCGTAGGTAAAGTTGTGAATCAGCTAAAAGATCTTTCAGGAGTGGTAAATATAAATGTAGATATCGAAAAACAAGAAGTTCTTGTAAGTGGTGAACACGGTTTTTCAAATATGCTAATCAAGTCAATGCTTGGGGAAATAGGATTTACTGTTACAAGTATGAAAAAGCTTGAGGCTTAG
- a CDS encoding pyocin knob domain-containing S74 family peptidase gives MYVSRKLIFILAICLGLFLNLSAFASTTKLGYSGRLVLTNGTPVTGTPDLKFDLFYSGTTGINRGTQTISAVPLSNGIYTVELDFAGIASVIDAIPTNETLVIQVTDITDAMNPVVYDSQNILATPIAVYANHAALAETIANDAVTPDSVDFTGSCSTGQVVSVNASNEFECVDQTAAVAVDSTLVNNAGVIGLPAVVTSDTYYSVTVDDYGRVTGGSTTPPSTTASDIQDNLIVDADINTNAAISWSKINKTGATPSDVGLTVNSAGPLGTTSAVATENVVKTYVDTFATSAADAKVIDDMSGVQTTIAPSVNAVKNYVTAQTGGITSSQWTDSGLDIYFNTGFVGVGTNTPLGPLHVVGSANDLNIMRFGATDADISSLTNLSNMSGLLIANEGVNNAYHSFRIVSDVDATQIESLAVTNAGRVGIGVLAPTQKLDVDGNIKATGVCIGGDCRTAWPTGNAGTVTSVTGGTGLTGGTITSSGTLAVDVGITNGKIAQVGAGDKLADSIINYNPALDVALTGYAIGAASSVVATDTVLEAFGKIQGQLDAHASSIAGNSTLVINSTAGNETGQAASVNAMKNYVTTEIAGVNQSQWTNSASDIYFDSGRVGIGTNSPITALEVDGQITGGFGARTTSGVLDWDDASNARPGSGYTLLMGDAPNGPGPSYYFHPFSYEYNSKNGNGNMTQYAIPYNGTDMYLRYRYSGVWSGWSKVLTTNSSGRVGIGTTNPSEMLEVVGRVKGTELCIGGDCRTSWPTGSGGTVTSVTGGTGLTGGTITSTGTLAVDVGTTNGKIAQVGAGDKLADSIINYNPAVDVALTGFSTGAASSVAATDTILEALGKVQGQLNAHSTSIAANSNLVINSMAGTETGQAPSVSSIKTYVDDRATQWATSGSDISFTGGNVGIGTASPTRKLHVVADDAVDGNDFIALFQEPGITPEASATVGIAADRMVMVQGSGGAFYGGRDVANDIEFAMGTSIAGEAFSGSMTNHKYGLRTNNITRMTIDETGNVGIGITAPTAKLSVDGDAEFSGFYTNEQVTYANYDYTNLSYLLLAKTSSEDKVYGRIYGHRGSATAIPRPYFVDVVIDTSSVYADVGEITNAYRVDSKIALAEITYKGETWWALRYDADSTFHANNIGFQGFRSQADADGFKFINEDDADLTAVLNVKEYSRIRGSLYYTKAGNLGLGTTTPTEKLEVSGNVKATAFIGDGSSLTGVNSSSSSNIADNTISADTDVNGTGAINFETGGTTKMTVDNTGNVGIGTSAPGALLNIASTAPTFRLTDTDQGGTNEHLIVAMDGGNATFDVSDAGAGSSMTLQGDGDVILAESVGRVGVGTTTPTTALDVVGTIKGTSVQSIDPMYLVAASEWSNTTYDFSDGATATGINITFDFDSTGSDPFQFGLDSDNYYRVSHESDNEQTVRKTIAGASTVLGNVGHTYVSGQKGLKGHVNITNNIITWKITKPNGAYTQSSGAVDTGSLPLSNFKIRANANLRNVKIYSGQKVDLAGGKALVVDHTSGKIGMGTTAPSARLSIQQNGVADNYEGIRLIADKNSDGTNDEYLDVYIDSAGKKIIQTQSSGAAVHDLLLNPAIGNVGIGVAIPRTTLDVGTDGNVAIFGDNSLDDKYISIRDNNQGLYMGLDVSLNGGNGAGLIQSGLSKGLGFKANSATFGDANPDLYINEAANIGVGTIAPTSKLEVRRTSDNGSPMVLFQDATAANNTSDVKMIAYRPGLVLEDASLNADDFRLGLDEGKLYFTFDTNDDDAKDLNSNFDDAYAMTLTSSKQLGINTTNPAATFHAHGGASTAEYPTDTTQGNIVSKFSNSNNAVEIGTSGVLNARKAWILARHTTTSTYGHYFSTLHLQPDVGDDSYYRGVAIGLSAGVQLSENGERLVVNGTAAKPGGGSWATYSDARLKDITGKFDYGLDAIMAIDTIKYRYKDNNALGILNEREHSGFIAQDIQKVIPEAVRKTTDDYLTVDNDPIFLALINATKEQQSQLDENRRMLNLMQEGISRRVASLEEQVETLKEENEVLKAYLCQKDPDMPLCPKI, from the coding sequence TTGTACGTTAGTCGAAAATTAATATTTATTTTAGCAATTTGTTTAGGTCTATTCTTAAATCTAAGCGCTTTTGCGTCGACAACAAAGCTTGGCTACTCTGGCCGTCTTGTCCTGACAAATGGCACACCAGTTACTGGAACTCCCGATCTTAAATTTGATCTTTTTTATTCTGGCACAACTGGAATAAATAGGGGAACTCAGACAATTAGTGCTGTTCCACTTTCAAATGGAATTTACACAGTTGAGTTAGACTTTGCTGGTATTGCAAGTGTGATCGATGCTATTCCAACAAATGAAACTTTAGTGATTCAAGTAACAGACATAACGGATGCGATGAATCCAGTTGTCTATGATTCTCAAAATATTCTAGCAACTCCAATTGCAGTTTATGCCAATCATGCAGCTCTTGCTGAAACGATTGCAAACGATGCTGTCACTCCTGATAGCGTTGACTTCACTGGTTCTTGTTCAACAGGACAGGTTGTTTCTGTAAATGCTTCAAATGAATTTGAATGTGTGGATCAAACAGCAGCAGTTGCTGTTGATTCAACTCTTGTGAATAATGCGGGAGTCATTGGACTTCCAGCCGTTGTGACTAGTGATACTTATTATTCTGTAACAGTTGATGATTATGGACGAGTGACAGGTGGTTCAACAACTCCTCCTTCAACGACAGCAAGTGATATTCAAGACAACTTAATTGTGGATGCTGATATCAATACGAACGCAGCGATTTCTTGGTCAAAGATTAACAAGACAGGGGCAACTCCAAGTGATGTTGGCCTAACTGTAAATAGTGCTGGCCCTCTTGGAACGACTTCTGCTGTTGCCACAGAGAATGTCGTTAAAACGTACGTCGATACTTTTGCAACTTCTGCGGCAGATGCGAAAGTTATTGATGATATGAGTGGAGTGCAAACGACAATTGCTCCTTCTGTAAATGCTGTAAAGAATTATGTGACAGCACAAACTGGTGGTATCACTTCTTCGCAGTGGACAGATTCTGGTTTGGATATTTATTTTAATACTGGTTTTGTTGGTGTAGGAACGAATACTCCTTTGGGGCCTTTACATGTTGTTGGTAGTGCTAACGATTTAAATATTATGCGCTTTGGTGCAACTGATGCTGATATCTCGAGTCTTACTAATCTTTCTAACATGTCGGGTCTTCTTATTGCAAATGAAGGCGTCAATAATGCTTATCATTCATTTAGAATTGTAAGCGATGTGGATGCAACTCAAATTGAAAGTTTAGCAGTAACAAATGCTGGACGAGTAGGTATTGGCGTTTTAGCACCAACGCAAAAATTAGATGTTGATGGCAATATAAAAGCAACAGGAGTTTGCATTGGGGGCGACTGTCGCACAGCTTGGCCGACAGGAAATGCTGGAACCGTTACTTCTGTCACTGGTGGGACAGGGCTTACTGGAGGAACGATTACTTCCTCTGGAACTCTTGCTGTTGATGTGGGAATAACAAATGGCAAGATTGCTCAAGTTGGGGCGGGAGATAAGCTAGCTGATTCAATTATTAATTATAACCCTGCTCTTGATGTAGCGTTAACAGGGTATGCAATAGGAGCTGCTTCTAGTGTTGTGGCAACAGATACGGTTCTAGAGGCCTTTGGTAAAATTCAGGGGCAGTTAGATGCTCACGCATCTTCGATTGCTGGTAATTCAACTTTGGTTATTAATTCAACGGCAGGAAATGAAACTGGGCAAGCCGCTTCAGTAAATGCCATGAAAAATTATGTTACAACTGAAATAGCTGGTGTTAATCAGTCTCAGTGGACAAATTCTGCAAGTGATATCTACTTTGATAGCGGACGAGTTGGTATTGGGACGAACTCGCCAATAACAGCACTTGAAGTTGATGGACAAATCACTGGTGGTTTTGGTGCAAGAACGACTTCTGGAGTTCTCGATTGGGATGATGCAAGTAACGCAAGGCCAGGTAGTGGTTACACACTTCTAATGGGGGATGCGCCAAATGGGCCAGGCCCTTCATACTACTTCCATCCATTCTCATATGAATACAATTCTAAAAATGGTAATGGGAATATGACTCAATATGCGATTCCTTACAATGGTACAGATATGTACCTGCGCTATCGCTATAGTGGCGTTTGGTCTGGATGGAGCAAGGTTCTAACAACAAATTCTAGTGGACGAGTCGGTATTGGAACTACAAACCCATCTGAAATGCTTGAAGTTGTCGGAAGAGTTAAAGGGACAGAGCTTTGTATCGGTGGTGACTGTCGAACTTCTTGGCCTACTGGAAGTGGTGGTACTGTTACTTCTGTTACCGGTGGAACAGGTCTTACAGGTGGAACCATTACTTCAACTGGAACTCTTGCGGTTGATGTGGGGACAACAAATGGCAAGATTGCTCAAGTTGGAGCAGGGGATAAGCTTGCGGATTCAATTATTAATTATAACCCTGCAGTTGATGTTGCTTTAACTGGCTTCTCAACTGGTGCCGCTTCAAGTGTTGCGGCAACTGATACAATCTTAGAAGCATTAGGAAAAGTTCAAGGGCAATTAAATGCTCATTCAACTTCCATTGCTGCAAACTCAAACCTTGTCATTAACTCAATGGCCGGAACAGAAACGGGGCAAGCTCCATCGGTAAGTTCGATAAAGACTTATGTTGATGATCGCGCAACTCAGTGGGCGACTAGTGGAAGTGATATTTCATTCACTGGTGGTAATGTTGGAATTGGTACAGCATCTCCTACAAGAAAACTTCATGTTGTTGCTGATGATGCAGTCGACGGAAATGATTTTATCGCTTTATTTCAAGAGCCTGGGATTACACCTGAAGCTTCGGCGACTGTTGGTATTGCCGCTGATCGAATGGTAATGGTTCAAGGTAGTGGCGGAGCGTTTTATGGTGGTCGAGATGTCGCAAATGATATTGAGTTTGCAATGGGGACAAGTATTGCAGGTGAAGCCTTTTCTGGTTCCATGACGAACCATAAGTATGGATTAAGAACAAATAATATTACGAGAATGACAATTGATGAAACCGGAAATGTCGGAATTGGAATAACGGCACCAACTGCAAAATTATCAGTTGATGGTGATGCAGAGTTTTCTGGATTCTATACTAATGAACAGGTCACTTACGCTAATTACGATTATACTAATCTTTCATATCTTCTACTTGCTAAAACATCTAGTGAAGACAAAGTCTATGGACGCATCTACGGACATCGTGGAAGTGCCACGGCCATCCCTCGTCCTTACTTTGTTGATGTTGTGATTGATACATCTTCTGTCTATGCCGATGTAGGTGAAATCACAAATGCTTATCGAGTTGATTCAAAGATTGCTCTGGCCGAAATTACTTATAAGGGTGAAACATGGTGGGCGCTACGCTACGATGCGGACAGTACGTTTCATGCTAATAATATTGGATTCCAAGGTTTTCGATCTCAAGCAGATGCTGATGGCTTTAAGTTCATTAATGAAGACGATGCTGATTTAACAGCTGTTTTAAATGTTAAAGAGTACTCTCGTATTCGTGGAAGCCTTTATTATACAAAAGCTGGTAACCTCGGTCTTGGAACAACAACACCTACTGAAAAATTAGAAGTTAGTGGAAACGTAAAGGCTACGGCTTTCATTGGTGATGGTTCAAGCTTAACTGGTGTTAACTCGTCATCATCTTCTAATATCGCAGATAATACAATCTCTGCTGATACTGATGTTAATGGAACTGGTGCTATAAATTTTGAAACTGGTGGCACAACTAAGATGACGGTTGATAACACTGGAAATGTAGGTATTGGAACAAGTGCTCCAGGTGCTCTTTTAAATATTGCTTCAACAGCTCCAACATTTAGATTAACGGATACTGATCAAGGTGGAACAAATGAGCATCTTATTGTTGCAATGGATGGTGGAAATGCAACCTTTGACGTTTCTGATGCTGGTGCAGGAAGTTCGATGACTTTACAAGGTGATGGAGATGTTATCCTTGCGGAGAGTGTTGGTAGAGTTGGTGTTGGAACAACAACACCTACTACGGCTTTAGATGTCGTGGGAACTATTAAGGGAACAAGTGTTCAATCAATTGATCCAATGTATCTTGTAGCAGCTAGTGAGTGGAGTAATACAACTTACGACTTTTCTGATGGTGCAACAGCAACAGGAATTAATATTACTTTTGATTTTGATAGTACTGGTTCTGACCCATTTCAATTTGGCTTAGATAGTGACAATTATTATCGTGTCTCACACGAGAGTGATAATGAGCAGACTGTAAGAAAGACTATTGCTGGTGCCTCAACTGTTCTTGGAAATGTTGGGCATACTTATGTTTCAGGTCAAAAAGGTTTAAAAGGTCATGTTAATATCACGAATAATATCATCACGTGGAAGATAACAAAGCCCAACGGTGCTTATACACAATCAAGTGGTGCTGTGGATACAGGAAGCTTACCGCTTTCAAATTTTAAAATTAGAGCTAATGCAAATCTAAGAAATGTGAAAATCTATTCGGGACAAAAAGTCGATCTCGCTGGTGGGAAGGCATTAGTTGTTGACCATACTAGTGGAAAGATTGGAATGGGTACAACAGCACCTTCTGCACGTCTTTCAATTCAACAAAATGGAGTCGCCGATAATTATGAAGGTATTCGACTAATCGCTGATAAGAATAGTGACGGGACAAATGATGAGTATCTTGATGTTTATATCGATTCTGCAGGGAAGAAAATTATTCAAACTCAGTCTTCCGGGGCGGCAGTTCACGACCTTCTTTTAAACCCTGCTATTGGTAATGTAGGGATTGGAGTCGCAATACCACGTACAACTCTAGATGTTGGGACTGATGGTAACGTTGCAATTTTTGGTGATAATAGTTTAGATGATAAGTACATTTCTATTAGAGATAATAACCAAGGACTGTACATGGGCCTTGATGTAAGTCTTAACGGTGGAAATGGTGCAGGACTTATTCAATCAGGTCTAAGTAAGGGACTGGGATTCAAGGCCAATTCTGCAACTTTTGGTGATGCTAATCCAGACTTATATATTAATGAAGCAGCTAATATTGGAGTTGGAACAATAGCTCCTACCTCAAAGCTTGAAGTAAGACGAACTTCTGATAACGGAAGCCCAATGGTGCTCTTTCAAGACGCTACGGCCGCTAATAATACATCTGATGTTAAAATGATTGCATATCGTCCAGGTCTTGTTCTTGAAGATGCATCTCTTAATGCAGATGATTTTAGACTTGGCCTTGATGAAGGTAAGCTTTATTTTACTTTTGATACTAATGACGACGACGCTAAGGACTTGAACTCTAACTTTGATGATGCGTATGCAATGACGCTAACTTCCTCTAAGCAGCTTGGTATTAATACAACTAATCCTGCAGCAACTTTTCATGCCCATGGTGGTGCAAGTACTGCTGAATATCCTACTGATACAACACAAGGAAATATCGTTTCTAAATTTTCAAATAGTAATAACGCCGTTGAGATTGGGACAAGCGGAGTCCTTAACGCCCGAAAAGCATGGATTTTAGCAAGACATACAACAACTAGTACTTATGGACATTATTTTTCAACTCTTCATCTTCAACCTGATGTGGGAGATGATTCATATTATCGTGGGGTCGCAATTGGTCTTTCTGCTGGGGTACAACTTTCTGAAAATGGTGAGCGATTAGTGGTTAACGGAACGGCAGCAAAACCAGGTGGTGGTTCTTGGGCGACATATTCTGATGCGCGCTTAAAAGATATTACTGGCAAATTTGATTATGGCCTAGATGCTATTATGGCCATCGATACAATTAAGTATCGTTATAAAGACAATAACGCTCTTGGTATTCTCAATGAAAGAGAACACTCTGGTTTTATCGCTCAAGATATTCAAAAAGTTATTCCAGAAGCGGTTAGAAAGACGACTGATGATTATTTAACTGTTGATAATGACCCAATATTCTTGGCCTTAATTAATGCGACAAAAGAGCAGCAATCTCAGCTTGATGAAAATAGGCGTATGCTAAATCTCATGCAAGAAGGGATTTCTCGTCGTGTGGCCTCTTTGGAAGAGCAAGTTGAGACTCTAAAAGAAGAGAATGAGGTTCTTAAGGCCTACTTATGTCAGAAAGATCCTGATATGCCACTTTGCCCGAAAATTTAG